The genomic DNA GGTCATTACCATGTGCACGTGCTCAGTGgcgtccagctgtttgcaactccatgggctgtagcctctcAGGCTACTCTGCCCaaggaattttttaggcaagaatactggagtgggttgccatttcttacttcaggggacctttccaacccagggatcaacctgcatctcctgcattggcaggcagattctttatcattgcacCACTTGCAAAGCCATGGTCATCACCACCTAtctataatttcttttaataaaatacatgtaAGTGGGAAGGTATAAGAAGAAGTATTATTCTATTctggaattttaaaatgagacatgCACACGTTTAaaggttatacattttaaatagataTAAACTGTTAAttcctaaaaaatatttaaaaaattaacctcattttaatttttggtttataaaaataactttaatggCAGGGTGTCAATTCAAATAACTGTGTATTATGATGGTCAGCTACATATAAGATATATATTCTTTCAAGTTTAAAGTACCTCTCCTAAGAACTAGGCTAATGGTTGATTCCTTATTTTAGTTCAACTGGAATAAAACCTAACAAGAGTATTTTCtggtaaaatacaaaaaatattagtcgcttagtcatgtccgactttttgtgaccccacggactgcagacctccaggctcctctgttcatgggattctccaggcaagaatactggagtgggttgctattcccttctccaggggatcttcccaacccagggatcaaacctggctctcctgcattgcaggtggattctttactgctcgaGGCATCAGAGAAGCTGTATAATACAAAAAATTACAGCCCAAAGGTCAAGCAACACAGAATTTAATACACATTGAGAAGAACCTAACAGGTAATAGTAGAAAATTCTAGCCAGCATCTACTTTTGTGTAAGATTATCATACAGAAAACTTGTTCTATTAAAAGTATCTTCTATAAAGggaagaaactaaaaagaaacaACTATGTAAGAGATCTAGTTCAGTGCCCTCCTTCTACAAATTAAGAGACTGGGACTCAAtcttaagtaacttgtccaagacaCATCTCAATGGTAGAATCAGGACTGATTCTGGAACCTGACTTCTATTCTGGGCTCTTGCTTACCATGTCTGTGTTCTCTCATTTTATGACTGAATCATATTACTTATTCACTaagtttttactttaaatttggaaaattaacaAGCAATGAAATGTCATCTACCCAACAATTCTcgagttgttttaaaaaaatgagcataaTAAGAATAGGATGCAGTTCATAACATTAGAGCACTTGCTTGGCTTAAGGTTAAGAATTTCACACAGGAAAAAGTTCACTTTACACAGAATTTGGTTTGGCTAACAGAAACCTTACATGAAAGTCACAAACTTGGAAACCTCTTAATCTATATCATAGTAACTTCATATGTCGTGAAATGGTTTTCTATAATCTTGACATTTTCTTCAGATAGCCAGTTTTCCTGTTTTAGCTGCCTTATAAGAGCTTCCAAAGACTTCAATCTCCCTAGAGTTTGTTGTTCCTGTAACTCAAGGAGAGTTATCTTTGAATGTAGTTTAGACACTTTCTGCCAAAGATGTTCCTTATTTACATCTTGTCTGCAGTAAGAATGCTCAATCTGTAAAACTTCTGTCTCATAGTCTACATCCTTATATGAGTCTTCGATGTCTATATCTTcttccatttccactgtttctttggGGGCAGGTATAAAAGAATTAATCGCAGGTTTGGAATTTTCTGTAGGTACAAAAATGGCAATAACGGATTCTTTATCTGTGTTTAATTCTTCAACTGTTTGAGTAACTGTGCTGAGTATGAATGGATTTTCCTGTGCTGACTTAATTTCCACAGAATTATTTGTAAAGTGTGGGTTAGCAAGATGATTAGTAGTTATTTCAATCACTTCTTGGGTTTCTAAAGGCTGCTGAATGCCCTCTGAACTTGCAGTTGTCAAAGTAATAGTTGTAGAACTTAGATTCTCAAATGATGTGTGAAAACCACCTATACCCATGTCTTGGTTAACTGATGTTTCCAATATAGATTCTGGTTTTCTGGTACCTTGTTTAACTAGACTAAGAGTTAATATGTTATTTTGCACACTTTCTGCTTTTGGATCTGGTGGTTTTACCAAGGCAGATGATTCAAGTAATTCTGCATGTTCAGGGAGGAGATCTGTATTAACTGGATGCTTCTTTGGCTCATTTGATGCAAAAGATTCTTCTGACTTGGCTTTTAGGCATACTTCTTTCtcacttttcaattttttcttctgagatttttttttggaaggatCTTTCTcctataaaataacattttcaaattctaaaaaagatgtccttacTAGGCTTTATCCTCTTATTAGTTAGTGCTATTTCCATACAACTTTGAGTAGTATACTGACCAAACAAATTTATtcagttaaaaaatgttttcagtatGTTAACAGCTCAAAATGTAtgtgaaagcattttttaaaaaaattatgcataatcaatatataaagaaaaatctcagaTCATTCACAAGACTAGTAAAAAAATCTCAGATcattaatttacattaaaaacttAACCTGATAATTTATGTATGTGTTATCTTTGGCTCCTCTTAAGCTATGCTTCAGAAtggtttattaaaaaattatcacTTTCAGTAAAAGTACACATGAGTTTTCCTTTCTTAAGTATGTGTTTTCCCAACAgttatttttcactctcctcccccTTCCTGACTACCTGCCACCCTGCAATCTGCCACCATACTCAGCATTAGCCCCTTCTCCCCTACTCCCTGCCTCCAATACCTGATTGTCTTCAGGCAAAGCAAATATTGTTGGAATTGCAGTTTGTTTCAAATAGCGAATACCCCATCTGATGTCAAGAGAGTCAGGAGTAAAATGGTCACTACACAGGAACTGGTATTTACTTGGAACCCATGAATCTCGTTTCATATTCTTTAACCATTTTTCAAGTCTTTCTTTGTCATGTAGAGgaaacctgaaattaaaaaaaggaaaactttgcTATATTTTAACAGTAATGCCAGACTCCAGGCCTGTATATACAGGTAACCCAAGGGCCACAAAGACAACTGCTCCTACCATACAACAGCATCTTCATGACAACAACTGCCATATCACCTCTGCAGCAAAGAAAGCTAAGGTATGAGGTGTGCAGCCAAAGCTTTTGTCTGAGAAGTATAACTCAGGGTCCTTcaagtaaaatatttatgttacTACAAAGGATAAaatctattcatattttctatggattatgtttctttttcattctgttgtaTAGTCTGTAGAACTAGTAAAGAGTTTTGTTAACTAAAAAGTTCTATTCAAATATTCTTCATAGTAATATAACAAATCAAACCATTTCCTGTCTATAAGAAGCATTAAACCTAAggcttttatattaatatttttaaaataaggagatGTTAATTCAAAAAATGGTTTAGCTAACATAAAAGGAATACTATATCTTATAAAACTACTAATATTCCATTCTCTTTACTGGAATCAGCCTCAATTCCAACCATCTATAATGTAGTCCAACATTTCTAGTCTTCTTTAGCTAGTGGTTTGGGAACTCTAAAATTCAAGTATTCAAGTTCTGAAAGAGAACCAAACATGTTAAGAGGGCAGACTCATATTTTATAATAGGAAACACAtcgaaaagacaaagaaaggcaagagagttctttatatatgttgTTCCTGTACCAAATAGCCTGGATATTCAGAGTTGGCTCTAACACACTACATGTTTTAGGGTAAAATTTGGACTTGCTGCAGAATTTGACAGAAAACTTTATTCTACCAGTGTAAACAGGTTTGTATTAAACAACAGTGATTTATACTTCTTTTGAACATTTTATAGGAACACAGTCCAAGacacatattatataataatctcctatttttaaaaaggagtaacATAAAAGGTTCTCATACAAGAAGCAGCTGTTATACATTTCTCTCAATCACAACCATTTATGCTTTGTAGTAATAAGatcttataaaaaaataaatattgataacGTAGTAAGATGCTAGATGAAAAGAATCTGGGTGCTTtgtaggaaataatttttaaccCTGATATCGTTCCACAGAAAAATCATATTATCTGCTTTTGGAAGTTTTTTTTACCATTAATACAATATTCATACacagtttaaaaagtttttaaccTTACATATATCAGTAACTTATATTATAAATACGATAAACGTAATGAGAAAAGGCATTTAGTGGCAAAAAGAATTTTACTTTCAGAGGACTTAGAATAATCACTGGTATAAACTGAGCACTATATTCATTGAATTTcctaattaatataaatttattttgcagCACGTGACAGTGTTAgcaagaaaattcttcaagttggATGCTATTAGGGGACTGaacacatgaaattttaaaaagtcaataaaaagtTCCATTTCCAGTAAATTCATATTTTGAGGAATAAAAATCTATAATTGACTTTCTCTGGccttattatttttctctccttaaaaATAGTAACTATGCAGTCTACAAGACTAAAGAAGTCCTAGTCTGAGGTTATGAGCCCCCCAAACCCAAGGCCAAATAAATATGGGAAATATGGTATTAAGTTCAACATGATTCTTTGCTACAAACCTCCTCAGAGCCAGTGACATTCATATACCAGAGTATGTTTATCCCCGTAAAATATCTCTGCAACCTGTGGAAGGGCTTCAAGGAAGATAACTGTAGAAACACGGCACATAGTTCAAATCATTTGGAGttatcagttttttgtttttttccattaggTAAGATAATGGAAAGCAGCTGAGTCATTACTGAACAATGAGCTTTAGGTCTAAAGTCAAAAAAGCTTCACAAAATAGCTAGTGAAACTTCAAATTAACTTAAAGACACTCACATTAGAGCTAAATTATttagaattccacggacagacgagcctggtgggccacagtccacaggtcacaaagagctggacacgactgagcaacaaacactttcacataagaaataaaggaaattataGAATAGTCTAAACACGTTGATTTCTCACAAACACGAAGCATGTTATGAATGCCAAgtgctattttatgtttttagacGTTACGTGTGAATTCTGTACTATTAACGtgtccactttacagatggaagGTCTTGGGTAGCAGGGTTAAATAATTTACAGGTCGTTCAGCTAcaaagtgatggagccaggatttgaacctaaaTCTGGCTTTGGAGCCGGGTATCTTACTAATAAGTAGTACACAATACTTCTTCCCTATTGTTCCAAGTAAAAATGAGTACTTTtggggttcctcaaaaaaatatttcGTGGCTATAGTTATTTGGAATACATACAGTAATTTGGAATAAAGTAATTTGGAAAAAACTCTACTTTTCCAGAGTTCGCTTTCTGCCACTTCACTTTTAGGAAAGTTTGGTCTAACAGGTATTAGGGCCCAAACAAATTTTTCgcttttacaaaataaaagcaattgcTTCCTCGCTTAGAAAAGGCTTCCTAGGAACGCTCTACGTTGGGAGAGCGGGGAAAACCTGTTAGCCCTTACTTACCTGCTCCCTGCACCAGTGAAGAATTATCTAGAGCCCTGAGCAGGTGACAGATTATAATTCCGCCTCTGCCACAAAACTTTCAAGGTATGTTACCTTATCTTTTCTGAAAAGCCTGTTTTCTCAGGAGAAAATGGAATAACATCTATGCGACCTAACTCACAGGAGGTGTAAGATAAACTTGGAGGGCACCTTCCCATTCGGCACGTTTGATGCACctgaagtgattcagttcagttcagtcgctcagtcgtgtccgactctttgcaaccccatgaattgcagcacgccaggcctccctgtccatcaccaactcccggagttcactcaaactcacgtccattagcGTTGTTCAATGAAATGAGGTCAGGGGAGGTGGGGAAACGCTCTGAAAACCAGAAGTGTCGCTCAAATTTTACCGCTTAAAATGCCCTATTAACACCCCCAACAGACCCCTCCCTATGCCTCGCCACACGCCCAGCGTCCTCCCTAGAAATGTCAGAACATTTCCAGGTAGACTCAACTCGCGCCTTCGCGCCCTCCTCCTGCGCAGAAATCAAACACTCCCGGAGAACCCAGGACAAATTTACAGAGCAGACAGGAGACGCCAAACCCTAACCCCAAACGCCACAGGACAGCGACCCAAAGGCAAGGTGAAGCTTCCGCGTTAGGGGCAACTTACGGGTAAAAACTAAGCTTTCGCTCTTTATTATTTCGTCCCCGGCGGTTCTTACAGCAAATCGCTGCGCAATAGCGGGGCATCCCTGCAGCGCTGCCACACAAGACCCGAGCCGCCAAGGGGCACAGGCGGGACTTCCTCACCGAGGCGAGGCTGGAGATCCTTGCTGCCCGAGGTATCGCGCCTGCGCCAGGCGGGGTGGAGTGGAAAGACTCGGCCACCCTGAACTCACTTCCGTTTCCGCCGGCTTCGGTTCGGCCCTTTAGGGGGTTGGAGCCGGAAGTGACGCATGGGCTGATCAGCAACAACAGTTTTCCACGTGCGCGTAGGGCGCCAGGGTCAGGTGGGGAGGCGGGAGCCAATAGAAAAGCGTTTCGTGTATGTCCTCCTGAGGTGCAGGCGCCCGCAGCTACCGGCCAGCCAGTGGGGAGCGGGCTGTGCGGGAAGGCGGTTGCGAGAGGCGTGTGAGGTCGGCGGACAGGAGGCAGTGGGCCCGTATCGGCTCACGGAAGCTGCTGAGGCCGGGGTGAAGGCCGAGCCGAGCGGCCGTGTGGAGTCGCTGGTTAGTGTCGCCggttaggagcagcagcagccggaGGTTGTGGACGAGAGACGAGGCCGAGGTCTCGGGGAGGGGGGTTAGGCCTCGGTATCCGCTACGATCGCCGCTGGGGCTTCGGGCTGCCAGGTGTTCTTGAGGAAAATAGGGGAAAGGTGATGGCAGAAACAGCGTAGTGCTGTTTGTCGTGGGGTTGTGCCGCGGGCTTTCTCGGGTGTGGGCAGCTCCTCTTAGGGCCGGACCCCGGGTGGGACCCCGAGCCCTTCAACCCAACGGCTGCATCTGGTCTGCTAGGGCGAGTATGGGTGAGGGCTGACGGTCTAGTCAAGCAGTCACCGGTTCTGAGGAGAGACC from Bos mutus isolate GX-2022 chromosome 4, NWIPB_WYAK_1.1, whole genome shotgun sequence includes the following:
- the THAP5 gene encoding THAP domain-containing protein 5 isoform X3, coding for MKRDSWVPSKYQFLCSDHFTPDSLDIRWGIRYLKQTAIPTIFALPEDNQEKDPSKKKSQKKKLKSEKEVCLKAKSEESFASNEPKKHPVNTDLLPEHAELLESSALVKPPDPKAESVQNNILTLSLVKQGTRKPESILETSVNQDMGIGGFHTSFENLSSTTITLTTASSEGIQQPLETQEVIEITTNHLANPHFTNNSVEIKSAQENPFILSTVTQTVEELNTDKESVIAIFVPTENSKPAINSFIPAPKETVEMEEDIDIEDSYKDVDYETEVLQIEHSYCRQDVNKEHLWQKVSKLHSKITLLELQEQQTLGRLKSLEALIRQLKQENWLSEENVKIIENHFTTYEVTMI
- the THAP5 gene encoding THAP domain-containing protein 5 isoform X1 is translated as MPRYCAAICCKNRRGRNNKERKLSFYPFPLHDKERLEKWLKNMKRDSWVPSKYQFLCSDHFTPDSLDIRWGIRYLKQTAIPTIFALPEDNQEKDPSKKKSQKKKLKSEKEVCLKAKSEESFASNEPKKHPVNTDLLPEHAELLESSALVKPPDPKAESVQNNILTLSLVKQGTRKPESILETSVNQDMGIGGFHTSFENLSSTTITLTTASSEGIQQPLETQEVIEITTNHLANPHFTNNSVEIKSAQENPFILSTVTQTVEELNTDKESVIAIFVPTENSKPAINSFIPAPKETVEMEEDIDIEDSYKDVDYETEVLQIEHSYCRQDVNKEHLWQKVSKLHSKITLLELQEQQTLGRLKSLEALIRQLKQENWLSEENVKIIENHFTTYEVTMI
- the THAP5 gene encoding THAP domain-containing protein 5 isoform X2 — its product is MGRFPLHDKERLEKWLKNMKRDSWVPSKYQFLCSDHFTPDSLDIRWGIRYLKQTAIPTIFALPEDNQEKDPSKKKSQKKKLKSEKEVCLKAKSEESFASNEPKKHPVNTDLLPEHAELLESSALVKPPDPKAESVQNNILTLSLVKQGTRKPESILETSVNQDMGIGGFHTSFENLSSTTITLTTASSEGIQQPLETQEVIEITTNHLANPHFTNNSVEIKSAQENPFILSTVTQTVEELNTDKESVIAIFVPTENSKPAINSFIPAPKETVEMEEDIDIEDSYKDVDYETEVLQIEHSYCRQDVNKEHLWQKVSKLHSKITLLELQEQQTLGRLKSLEALIRQLKQENWLSEENVKIIENHFTTYEVTMI